From Bacteroidota bacterium, one genomic window encodes:
- a CDS encoding tetratricopeptide repeat protein: protein MKTVRRTATTKKNVGPELKLHKQPAFLISSLIVLLLLIWSYSNHFNNPFYFDDAHTIENNTAIRHLSNIPRFFTDASTFSTLPANQAYRPGLTTLNAIDTKLSGGTPNAKIFHIDIFITYVVLGFLFFGFLLHIFRISFPEINYAHWLALAGTGFFMLHTANAETINYIISRDDSFSTMAVLAAFNLYFYSEMAGKKLLFLIPVFIGFFVKEPTIMFAPMLLVWIWLFGEGWKKKPNTFHLFMAFALGAILFLLSRSMTPPNWKPGGGEWYYYLATQAFVIVHYINNFILPLKLSADTDWGPVNSFTDDRVMAGAAVILLLFLLAWKCSKHQRTKPITFGILWFFLALAPTSSVFPLAEVLNDHRPFFAYIGLVIVVVCCAALLLEKAKEFQKTKIVKQLLIAFTGIVLVAHAIGTHRRNIIWQSPNSLWKDVTEKSPGNGRGWMQYGIALMGDTSKIKLDSAIICFNKGLEFYPYYSYLHINLAIAKAREGFDSEAEFHYKFALHQDTLNPECYYWYGKFLVSRGRDAEAMRLFNLGHKVSPQHDGINTFLATLQNVTPVNSNNATPIISAELLAKNNPTADNYVNLSLQYYNAARYQESADAALQAAKIDSNYALAYNNICAAYNKLGEWDKAVAAGEKALLKDPKNQRVHANLLVAKTSQMKFDSLISKAVKMHSDSQWLITSTTWYESGIYHKAIDAANEALKINPKNYDAYTNICASENQLKEWDKAIAAGEKAVALAPDNILAKNNLAEAQKGKAGAK from the coding sequence ATGAAAACGGTTCGCCGTACTGCAACGACAAAAAAAAATGTGGGGCCGGAACTGAAGCTTCACAAACAGCCCGCCTTCCTCATCAGCTCGCTAATTGTTCTGTTGCTTCTCATCTGGAGTTACAGCAATCATTTCAATAATCCGTTTTATTTCGACGATGCACATACGATCGAGAACAACACTGCGATCCGCCACCTGAGTAATATTCCCCGTTTTTTCACTGACGCATCTACCTTCAGCACGCTTCCTGCGAATCAGGCGTACCGGCCCGGGCTTACCACGCTCAATGCCATTGACACAAAACTGAGCGGAGGAACTCCGAATGCAAAAATATTTCACATCGATATTTTTATCACGTATGTCGTTCTTGGATTTTTATTTTTCGGATTTCTTCTTCACATTTTCAGAATAAGTTTTCCTGAAATAAATTATGCGCACTGGCTTGCGCTCGCGGGAACCGGGTTTTTTATGCTGCACACCGCGAATGCAGAAACCATCAACTATATTATTTCCCGCGACGATTCTTTTTCCACGATGGCAGTTCTTGCCGCATTCAATTTGTATTTCTATTCCGAAATGGCCGGAAAAAAATTATTATTTCTCATTCCCGTCTTCATCGGATTTTTTGTGAAGGAGCCGACCATTATGTTCGCACCGATGTTGTTGGTTTGGATCTGGCTTTTTGGCGAAGGATGGAAAAAGAAACCGAATACATTTCATCTCTTCATGGCATTTGCACTCGGGGCAATATTATTTCTTCTGTCGCGATCCATGACTCCTCCCAATTGGAAACCGGGTGGCGGTGAATGGTATTACTATCTCGCAACGCAGGCTTTCGTCATTGTACATTACATTAATAATTTCATTCTTCCCCTGAAACTCAGTGCCGATACCGACTGGGGCCCGGTGAATAGTTTTACGGATGATCGCGTGATGGCAGGTGCCGCTGTGATCCTGCTTTTATTTTTACTCGCGTGGAAATGCTCGAAACATCAGCGCACAAAACCGATCACCTTCGGAATCCTTTGGTTCTTTCTTGCACTCGCTCCTACCTCTTCTGTTTTTCCGCTCGCCGAAGTGCTCAATGATCATCGGCCGTTCTTCGCTTACATCGGTTTGGTAATTGTGGTGGTTTGTTGCGCTGCACTGCTTCTTGAGAAAGCAAAAGAATTTCAGAAAACTAAAATTGTAAAACAATTACTCATCGCGTTCACAGGAATTGTTCTCGTTGCACACGCCATAGGAACGCATCGCCGGAATATTATCTGGCAATCGCCGAATTCACTCTGGAAAGATGTGACAGAAAAAAGTCCGGGTAACGGGCGTGGGTGGATGCAGTACGGGATCGCACTGATGGGCGACACGTCGAAAATAAAACTCGACAGTGCAATTATTTGTTTTAATAAAGGATTGGAATTCTATCCTTACTATTCTTACCTCCACATCAATCTGGCAATTGCAAAAGCAAGAGAGGGTTTTGATTCAGAAGCGGAATTTCATTACAAATTCGCTTTGCACCAGGATACACTGAACCCGGAATGTTATTATTGGTACGGAAAATTCCTCGTGTCACGCGGCAGAGATGCAGAAGCAATGCGTCTTTTTAATCTCGGACATAAGGTGAGTCCGCAACACGATGGGATTAACACCTTTCTCGCAACGCTGCAGAATGTAACGCCTGTTAATTCAAACAATGCTACACCCATAATTTCTGCAGAACTTCTTGCGAAAAATAATCCGACTGCAGATAATTATGTGAACCTGAGTTTGCAGTATTACAATGCAGCGCGTTACCAGGAAAGTGCAGACGCCGCGTTGCAAGCCGCGAAGATCGATAGCAATTATGCACTTGCTTATAATAATATCTGCGCTGCTTACAATAAACTCGGCGAGTGGGATAAAGCAGTTGCTGCCGGTGAAAAAGCACTGCTGAAAGATCCGAAAAACCAAAGAGTACACGCCAATCTTCTTGTTGCAAAAACCAGCCAGATGAAATTTGATTCATTGATAAGCAAAGCGGTGAAAATGCATTCCGATTCTCAGTGGTTGATCACCAGCACTACCTGGTATGAATCCGGAATTTATCACAAAGCGATCGATGCGGCCAATGAAGCGTTGAAGATCAATCCGAAAAATTATGATGCTTACACGAATATATGCGCATCGGAAAATCAACTGAAAGAATGGGACAAAGCGATCGCGGCAGGAGAAAAAGCAGTGGCGCTTGCACCGGATAATATACTTGCGAAAAATAATTTAGCGGAAGCACAAAAAGGAAAAGCGGGCGCGAAATAA
- a CDS encoding carbamoyl transferase, which yields MNILGFNCYGHDSAAVLVVNDEVVFAVEEERLNRKKHFGGIPEHAIRACLAHANLTLADIDHIGFFWKPSISYSKIPVYLLKYWHKVPTLLREQKTFSVEENLGMLNYLKDMKKLPETLRKMFPTERPAKFKFHLLEHHFCHAASCFYPTPFEDAAILTIDGAGEWTTSMLAHGKGNSITRIGGVNTPYSLGAFYQAVSRHLGFKLIEGPGKLMGLASYGNPDTDVYKKMREIIKLTGDGGFKFNMSYLSYHYTRKTGVTKKFTDAFGPSKDKGADWSDHELNVAAAAQHIVEDVILHMVRTLKKKTNSENLCMAGGVALNSVTNGLIAKENLFKNIFIQPAAGDSGTAMGAALLLNHREFNRKRKWIMKTAFLGPEYSSEEYERAIKNSGLPFVRSSRFNEFAAKKLSENKILGWFQGRMEFGPRALGNRSIITSPLHPDMKAIVNARVKFREAFRPFAAIVPEEDCGKYFDNDFPNPYMLFVYNVKKEYLGKMPAITHVDHSVRIQTVNENENPQLRNLLEAFKKETDCSVLLNTSFNIKGEPIVASPEDAVKSFAAADMDYLVMGDFIVAKMNDEKSLPKD from the coding sequence GTGAATATTCTCGGTTTCAATTGTTACGGTCACGATTCTGCAGCGGTGCTGGTGGTGAATGATGAAGTTGTTTTTGCCGTGGAAGAAGAGCGGTTGAACCGGAAAAAACATTTCGGCGGAATTCCTGAGCACGCCATACGCGCCTGTCTCGCGCACGCGAATCTCACGCTCGCCGATATTGATCACATCGGATTTTTCTGGAAGCCCTCGATCTCTTATTCTAAAATTCCCGTTTACCTTCTGAAATACTGGCACAAAGTCCCCACGCTTCTCCGCGAACAAAAAACTTTTTCTGTCGAGGAAAATCTCGGCATGCTGAATTATCTGAAGGATATGAAAAAACTTCCGGAGACGCTGAGAAAAATGTTTCCGACGGAGCGTCCGGCAAAATTCAAATTTCATTTACTCGAACATCATTTCTGTCACGCCGCAAGTTGCTTCTATCCTACTCCATTCGAAGACGCAGCCATTCTCACAATAGACGGCGCGGGCGAGTGGACGACGAGTATGCTCGCGCACGGAAAAGGAAATTCCATCACGCGTATTGGTGGAGTGAACACACCTTATTCACTCGGCGCATTTTACCAGGCAGTGTCACGCCATCTCGGATTCAAACTCATCGAAGGCCCCGGAAAATTAATGGGGCTTGCTTCATACGGAAATCCGGATACTGACGTGTACAAAAAAATGCGCGAGATCATAAAACTTACCGGCGACGGCGGATTTAAATTCAACATGTCGTACCTGAGTTATCATTACACGAGAAAAACAGGAGTGACAAAAAAATTCACCGATGCTTTCGGTCCGTCGAAAGATAAAGGCGCTGATTGGAGCGATCATGAACTGAATGTTGCCGCAGCAGCGCAGCATATTGTGGAAGATGTAATTCTGCACATGGTGCGCACGCTGAAGAAAAAAACAAATTCCGAAAATCTCTGCATGGCCGGCGGTGTTGCGCTGAACAGTGTTACAAACGGACTGATCGCAAAAGAAAATCTTTTTAAAAATATTTTCATTCAACCTGCAGCCGGCGATTCAGGAACAGCAATGGGAGCTGCGTTGCTTTTGAATCACCGGGAATTTAACCGGAAGAGAAAGTGGATCATGAAGACGGCTTTTCTCGGGCCGGAATATTCCAGCGAAGAATACGAGCGTGCAATAAAAAATTCCGGTTTACCTTTTGTTCGCTCATCACGATTCAATGAATTTGCAGCGAAAAAACTTTCTGAAAATAAAATTCTCGGTTGGTTCCAGGGCAGAATGGAATTCGGTCCGCGTGCATTGGGAAACCGCAGCATCATCACTTCTCCGCTTCATCCCGATATGAAAGCGATCGTGAACGCGCGCGTCAAATTCCGCGAAGCATTCCGTCCGTTCGCTGCGATCGTTCCCGAAGAAGATTGCGGGAAATATTTCGACAACGATTTTCCAAATCCGTATATGCTTTTCGTTTACAATGTAAAAAAAGAATATCTCGGAAAAATGCCGGCGATCACGCACGTGGATCACAGCGTGCGCATACAAACGGTGAATGAAAATGAAAATCCGCAATTAAGAAACTTGCTCGAAGCTTTCAAAAAAGAAACGGATTGTTCTGTATTGCTCAACACTTCATTCAACATCAAAGGAGAACCGATCGTTGCATCGCCGGAAGATGCGGTGAAAAGTTTTGCAGCAGCGGATATGGATTATTTAGTGATGGGAGATTTTATTGTAGCGAAGATGAATGATGAAAAGAGTTTACCGAAGGACTAA
- a CDS encoding T9SS type A sorting domain-containing protein: protein MKLFTSFFLAGIFLVPLFSPAQMAFQKNFDVANDDEFLCGISTLDGGYLACGYSSGSPYGGLAVKMDNSGAVQWSRTVGGVKISHALQTNWGAYYLGGGNVVSSNYQFYLTKIDANGMILWSKCYGKNAEPDELHSLARTPDGGLIMSGYADTINGAGFKPIAYVIKVDSNGVLQWSKYIGGTQGEEFFAAKPVSTGGYLCAGYTASYASGVGTEAYLVRLDNNGNILWAKSFGQNQRFDRIYDFQEYPGVGFYFSGEGLYNATIDNIFLAKTDTSGNFRWQKNYEEYDGAWTLLKTQDNNLLIGGYYINQSLGLYNDSYLIKTDTSGNISWSKEYGAPGVDDKLFTVAECADAGFFIAGSNYGASNGRSSWCVKTNSLGQSGCRDSVVTIPVTTIPIVTYTGGNANAEYYSTNLGIPGQLTANMAATVYCSGPTGEDGFNVQGSEFNVFPNPANDVVNIFAGENSEITIVDMQGRVVMRKNIPAGKNEIDIAEFSEGIYFLIMRNGNKMEEEKLLIVSK, encoded by the coding sequence ATGAAACTTTTCACTTCTTTTTTCCTCGCGGGAATATTTCTTGTCCCCCTTTTTTCGCCGGCTCAAATGGCTTTTCAGAAAAATTTTGATGTCGCCAATGATGATGAATTCCTTTGTGGAATTTCTACCCTCGATGGCGGTTACCTCGCTTGCGGATATTCATCCGGTTCACCTTATGGCGGACTCGCTGTGAAGATGGATAATTCAGGAGCAGTGCAATGGTCGAGAACGGTGGGCGGTGTAAAAATTTCTCATGCGTTGCAAACCAATTGGGGGGCCTATTATCTCGGTGGCGGAAATGTCGTGAGCAGCAATTACCAGTTTTATCTTACCAAGATCGATGCAAATGGAATGATCCTTTGGTCGAAATGTTATGGAAAAAATGCAGAGCCCGATGAATTGCATTCACTCGCCCGCACACCCGATGGCGGACTCATCATGTCGGGTTATGCCGATACTATCAATGGCGCAGGATTTAAACCGATCGCGTACGTTATAAAAGTCGATTCGAATGGTGTTTTGCAATGGTCGAAATATATAGGAGGAACTCAGGGCGAAGAATTTTTTGCGGCGAAACCTGTTTCTACCGGCGGCTATTTGTGCGCAGGTTATACGGCATCTTACGCATCAGGTGTGGGAACGGAAGCGTATCTCGTGCGGCTCGATAACAATGGAAATATTCTCTGGGCGAAATCGTTCGGGCAGAATCAGCGGTTCGATCGCATTTATGATTTCCAGGAATATCCCGGCGTTGGATTTTATTTTTCCGGCGAAGGATTGTACAATGCCACGATCGATAATATTTTTCTCGCGAAGACCGACACTTCCGGGAATTTCCGCTGGCAAAAAAATTACGAGGAATATGATGGCGCCTGGACGTTACTGAAAACACAGGATAATAATTTACTCATCGGCGGATATTATATCAATCAGTCGCTGGGATTGTATAACGATAGTTATCTCATTAAAACAGATACGAGCGGAAATATTTCATGGAGTAAAGAATATGGTGCGCCCGGTGTGGACGATAAATTATTTACGGTTGCCGAATGTGCCGATGCAGGTTTTTTCATTGCAGGAAGTAATTATGGTGCAAGCAACGGCCGGTCGAGCTGGTGCGTGAAAACAAATTCACTCGGGCAAAGCGGCTGCCGCGATTCTGTTGTTACCATTCCTGTTACAACAATTCCTATTGTTACGTACACCGGTGGAAATGCAAATGCAGAATATTATTCCACTAATCTCGGAATACCGGGGCAACTCACCGCGAATATGGCCGCGACCGTTTATTGTTCGGGGCCTACCGGGGAAGACGGGTTTAATGTTCAGGGTTCTGAGTTCAATGTTTTTCCAAATCCGGCAAATGATGTTGTGAATATTTTTGCCGGAGAAAATTCTGAAATTACAATCGTTGATATGCAGGGAAGAGTAGTGATGAGAAAAAATATTCCTGCCGGGAAAAATGAAATTGACATTGCGGAATTTTCAGAAGGGATTTATTTTTTGATAATGCGGAATGGGAATAAAATGGAAGAAGAAAAATTGTTGATTGTCTCTAAGTAA
- a CDS encoding helix-turn-helix transcriptional regulator, whose product MDKHHIILLSIGNKLTQLRKKKGYKSYESFAVENNLSRMQYWRIEKGKTNITIKSLARILEIHGITMEEFFRRDKF is encoded by the coding sequence ATGGATAAGCACCACATCATTCTTCTTTCTATAGGAAATAAACTGACTCAGCTGAGGAAGAAAAAAGGATATAAAAGTTACGAATCATTTGCAGTAGAAAATAATCTTTCCCGGATGCAATACTGGAGAATAGAAAAAGGAAAAACCAACATCACCATAAAAAGTCTCGCCCGCATCCTGGAAATACACGGTATTACGATGGAGGAGTTTTTCAGGAGAGATAAATTCTGA
- a CDS encoding PAS domain-containing protein → MDKLSSLEILKNLRALDRAVDSSMICSITDINGIIIYANELFCSTTKFTREELIGKDHNILNSGFHPPEFFIEMWNSLRSGKIWHGEIRNRAKDGSFFWVDTMIIPVVDHSGSIARFLFLRQLINDKKQMEMEREQYLRSLEDMITMISHRVRAPISTIKGLVSDYLKNMHQLSPKEQEKIFSYLKNASDDLEQFTQELMNVLHEQLREKKTGY, encoded by the coding sequence GTGGATAAACTTTCTTCACTAGAAATTCTTAAAAATCTTCGCGCACTGGACCGTGCGGTAGATTCCAGCATGATCTGTTCGATCACTGACATTAACGGGATCATCATTTACGCGAATGAACTTTTCTGCAGCACCACCAAATTCACGAGGGAAGAACTCATCGGGAAAGATCACAATATCCTGAACTCCGGTTTTCATCCCCCGGAATTTTTTATCGAAATGTGGAATTCACTCCGGAGTGGGAAGATCTGGCACGGAGAGATCCGAAACAGGGCGAAGGATGGAAGTTTTTTCTGGGTAGATACGATGATCATCCCCGTGGTTGACCACAGTGGTTCTATAGCAAGGTTTTTATTTCTTCGCCAACTCATCAACGATAAAAAGCAAATGGAAATGGAACGCGAACAATACCTGCGTTCGCTGGAAGACATGATCACCATGATCTCGCATCGCGTGCGTGCACCCATCTCCACCATTAAAGGATTAGTAAGCGATTATCTAAAGAATATGCATCAACTGAGTCCGAAGGAACAGGAAAAAATCTTCTCCTACCTGAAAAATGCTTCCGATGATCTTGAACAATTCACGCAGGAACTTATGAACGTGCTGCACGAGCAACTCCGTGAAAAAAAAACAGGGTACTGA
- a CDS encoding sigma-70 family RNA polymerase sigma factor gives MLYKKHSGKMFALCLRYCRNREEAEDVLQEGFVTVFKSIHSFRRDGSLEGWIRRVIVNTALMHLRTKKREPDFRDIDDLSSNYHPESYSNTADEINAKELKKMLNTLPEGYRVVFNLFAIEGYSHKEIGEMLGISEGTSKSQLSKARGFLQEMLRKIMKEKITENPAR, from the coding sequence ATGTTATACAAAAAACACTCAGGAAAAATGTTTGCTTTATGTTTAAGGTATTGCCGTAATCGTGAAGAAGCGGAAGATGTGTTGCAGGAAGGTTTCGTCACGGTTTTCAAAAGTATTCATTCGTTCCGCCGCGATGGTTCGCTCGAAGGATGGATAAGGCGTGTGATCGTGAATACAGCGCTCATGCACCTGCGCACGAAAAAACGGGAACCCGATTTCCGCGACATTGATGATCTTTCTTCCAATTATCATCCTGAAAGTTATTCTAACACTGCTGATGAAATAAATGCAAAAGAACTGAAGAAAATGCTCAACACACTTCCCGAAGGTTACCGCGTCGTGTTCAATCTCTTTGCGATCGAAGGTTATTCGCACAAAGAGATCGGGGAGATGCTTGGCATCAGTGAAGGAACATCAAAAAGCCAGTTGTCAAAAGCACGCGGTTTCCTCCAGGAAATGCTGCGTAAGATCATGAAAGAAAAAATCACAGAAAATCCAGCGCGATGA
- a CDS encoding carboxy terminal-processing peptidase, with amino-acid sequence MKKFRVVIFAVPVVLGLAAYTFLGTRCANAFKPADEINSPKEKAILDISMKVLETFHYNPVAINDDYSHKVFDTYIKRTDYSKKIFLQSDIDEMKNKYYSDIDDEVKSETFDFFNREIDIVKQRVKDDRTYYTDILSRPFDFTAKENVELDPDKSGFPKDQNDMKEAWRKYLKYQVMVRFVDSKKEQDKNIADGKKDFTPKADSTMERESRNNLLKTENDIFDRLDKVDRDDRMSVYLNVVVGVFDPHTEFFAPAAKDDFDISMSGQLEGIGATLQEKDGYIKVTSIVTGSPCWKEGELKVNDLILKVAQGDKDPVDISGMRVDQAVKLIRGKKGTEVRLTVKKPDGSIVVIPLVRDVVILDETFAQSMIIDQGKKIGYIRLPSFYADFTKDKSAGHQCSDDVKAELLKLEDAKVTGVILDLRDNGGGSLSEVIKMMGLFIPDGPVVQVKSRDQGVTPYDDPDKGKIVYDGPLVVLINDNSASASEILAAAIQDYHRGVIIGSSSSSFGKGTVQNFYDLDRGLAKGSENLMPLGSLKVTIQKFYRVNGGSTQLRGVTPDIRLPGYYDYDEQGEKDLDYPLDWDQIPPAIYMMWKKEPDYNKLKNNSSSRVAASPEFTLIKEKSDQLKGEKDNTLKSLYLPDYQASRQAMEEANKKFKPLEDPIKGLNVYMLDVDKAALAGDTAKMARKNDAIDKMKKDPYISEGANVIRDMK; translated from the coding sequence ATGAAAAAGTTCCGTGTAGTCATTTTCGCAGTCCCGGTCGTTCTCGGCCTTGCAGCATATACTTTTCTCGGTACGCGTTGTGCGAATGCTTTCAAACCTGCTGATGAAATAAATTCACCGAAAGAAAAAGCCATTCTCGATATCTCGATGAAAGTGCTGGAAACATTTCACTACAACCCCGTAGCGATCAACGACGATTATTCACACAAAGTTTTCGACACGTACATCAAGCGCACCGATTACAGCAAAAAAATATTCCTGCAAAGTGATATTGATGAGATGAAGAATAAATATTACAGCGACATTGATGATGAGGTGAAGAGTGAGACGTTCGATTTTTTCAATCGCGAAATCGATATTGTAAAACAGCGCGTGAAAGATGACCGCACTTACTACACTGACATTCTTTCCCGTCCTTTTGATTTTACAGCCAAAGAAAATGTAGAACTCGATCCCGACAAATCCGGTTTTCCGAAAGATCAGAATGATATGAAAGAAGCGTGGAGAAAATATCTCAAGTACCAGGTGATGGTTCGCTTCGTCGATTCAAAAAAAGAACAGGATAAAAATATCGCCGACGGGAAAAAAGATTTTACTCCGAAAGCCGATTCAACAATGGAACGTGAATCGCGCAATAATCTTCTGAAAACAGAGAACGATATTTTCGATCGCCTCGATAAAGTGGATCGCGATGACCGCATGTCGGTTTATCTCAATGTCGTTGTCGGTGTTTTCGATCCGCACACGGAATTTTTTGCTCCCGCTGCGAAAGATGATTTCGACATCAGCATGTCGGGCCAACTCGAAGGAATAGGTGCAACGCTCCAGGAAAAAGACGGTTACATTAAAGTCACGAGCATAGTTACCGGAAGTCCTTGCTGGAAAGAAGGAGAACTGAAAGTGAATGATCTCATTCTGAAAGTTGCGCAAGGCGATAAAGATCCTGTTGACATCAGCGGCATGCGCGTGGATCAGGCGGTGAAACTCATTCGCGGAAAAAAAGGAACTGAAGTGCGGCTCACTGTGAAAAAACCGGACGGATCCATTGTCGTCATTCCACTGGTGCGCGATGTGGTGATTCTCGATGAAACTTTTGCGCAGAGTATGATCATCGACCAGGGAAAAAAGATCGGCTACATCCGGCTTCCTTCTTTCTATGCCGATTTTACAAAAGACAAAAGCGCCGGCCACCAGTGTTCCGATGATGTGAAAGCAGAATTGCTGAAACTGGAAGATGCAAAAGTTACCGGTGTAATTCTTGATCTGCGTGACAATGGCGGTGGTTCACTTTCCGAAGTGATCAAGATGATGGGGCTTTTCATTCCCGACGGACCGGTTGTGCAGGTAAAATCGCGCGACCAGGGCGTTACTCCTTACGATGATCCTGATAAAGGAAAAATAGTTTATGATGGGCCACTCGTAGTGCTCATCAATGACAACAGTGCATCGGCTTCTGAAATTCTTGCTGCAGCAATACAGGATTATCATCGCGGCGTGATCATTGGTTCTTCCTCTTCTTCATTCGGAAAAGGAACGGTGCAGAATTTCTATGATCTTGATCGCGGGCTGGCAAAAGGAAGTGAAAATCTCATGCCACTCGGTTCATTGAAAGTAACGATCCAGAAATTCTATCGCGTGAATGGAGGATCTACTCAACTGCGCGGCGTTACTCCCGACATTCGTCTTCCCGGTTATTATGATTATGATGAACAGGGAGAAAAAGATCTCGACTACCCGCTCGACTGGGACCAGATTCCTCCGGCGATCTACATGATGTGGAAAAAAGAACCCGATTACAACAAACTGAAAAATAACAGTTCTTCCCGCGTGGCCGCGAGCCCCGAATTCACGCTCATCAAAGAAAAATCGGATCAGTTGAAGGGAGAGAAAGACAATACACTCAAGTCACTTTATCTTCCCGATTATCAGGCGTCGCGACAGGCGATGGAGGAGGCGAATAAAAAATTCAAACCGCTCGAAGATCCGATCAAAGGATTGAATGTGTACATGCTCGATGTGGATAAAGCAGCGCTGGCCGGCGATACGGCAAAAATGGCGCGCAAGAATGATGCGATCGATAAAATGAAAAAAGATCCGTACATCAGCGAAGGAGCGAATGTGATCCGCGATATGAAATGA
- a CDS encoding TlpA family protein disulfide reductase, whose translation MFNKIKIDRKFWINVTFFALGGILLVYLWFKYRVPPAITTDMEFKTLDGTPVKLSAFKGKTVFVNFWETWCGPCVEELPTIEAARMQLDSSKIIFITVSEEDPAKIKNFSAQHDYHFQYLISQKKFHELNINTYPTTYIIDKHGHVAFSEIGAADWSDVSTLARIEEIMQ comes from the coding sequence GTGTTCAATAAAATAAAGATCGATCGGAAATTCTGGATCAACGTCACCTTCTTTGCTCTCGGTGGAATTCTATTGGTTTATCTCTGGTTCAAGTATCGGGTTCCACCGGCCATTACAACAGATATGGAATTCAAAACCCTCGATGGCACACCGGTGAAGCTGAGCGCCTTTAAGGGAAAAACAGTCTTCGTGAATTTCTGGGAAACCTGGTGCGGCCCATGCGTGGAAGAATTGCCCACTATAGAAGCGGCGCGCATGCAACTCGATTCTTCAAAAATTATTTTTATTACCGTTTCAGAAGAGGATCCGGCGAAGATCAAAAACTTTTCTGCACAACACGATTATCATTTTCAATATCTCATCTCGCAGAAAAAATTTCATGAACTGAATATCAATACGTATCCTACCACTTACATCATTGACAAACACGGGCACGTGGCGTTCTCAGAGATCGGCGCGGCTGACTGGAGTGATGTGTCAACACTTGCGCGGATAGAAGAGATCATGCAGTAA